The following DNA comes from Streptomyces globosus.
GTCGAGGAGCGCCAGCAGCAGGTGCTCCCCGGTCACGGTGGCGGAGCCGGTCCGCTCGGCGTACTCCACCGAGCCCTTCACCACCGCGCGTGCGTCCTGCGTGAATCGCTCGAACATCACTGCCTCCCGTACTTCTTGTGGACGGCCTGCCGGCTGACACCCAGCTCGGTCGCGATCTCCTGCCACGACCACCCCTGGTTGCGCGCACTGCGCACCTGGACGGCTTCCAACTGCTCCAGCAGCCGCCGCAGCGCGGACACGGCCCGCAGTCCCACCCGCGGGTCACGGTCGCCTGCACGGGCGGCCAGATCGGTCGCATCGGTCATGCTGTCAATCTACGTTGACATGATGATGCTGTCAATCGTTGTTGACACACGGGGCTGTCCCGTGCCCTGAGCATGTACAGGCGGCCCCGGTGAGCGGCTCCTCCGCGCCGCAGGCCGAAGGGCAGCGACCGCGGGCATGGGCGGGGGCGGGGGCTTCGGGCCCCCGCCCCCTGCGGTGTGGGTGTGCGGCGGTCTCAGAGGCGGCCGCCGGTCAGGCGCGACAGGGGGCCGCGCCGGCGGAGGCCCGCACGGCGGCCCGCCGCGTACGAGACGGCGACGAGCGCAGCCGTCCCGCTCGCCGTACCCGCGGCCGCGGCCTTGCGGGCCCGGACCGGCGCCCACAGCAGGCCGGCCCGGCCGGCGGCGGACCGGAGTGCCCGGGCGGCGGTGGTGGTCTTCTCCGCGATCTGGGAGGGGAGGGCGGTCAGCGTGCCGGAACCGTGCTCCCCGAGTTCGCCGCCGGCCTTCCCCGCGGC
Coding sequences within:
- a CDS encoding helix-turn-helix domain-containing protein yields the protein MTDATDLAARAGDRDPRVGLRAVSALRRLLEQLEAVQVRSARNQGWSWQEIATELGVSRQAVHKKYGRQ